CCCATGGCCACTTTTCCAGGAGGTTGTTGGCTCTGCCAGCCCCTTGGAGCTACTcccaagagctgctctgctgccactctTCCAATCTTACTGCAACACAAATCCCAGGTGGGGCAGGAAGGCACTTTTGGGACAAGCAGACTTTAAGCTCCAGCTTTAGAGAATGGAAACCTTTGTGTCTTGGCTTCAAATGTGGTGGAACAAGATTAATTAATTTAGCTGCATCACACGAAGAGTGCTACTGTTTACTTGTGGGACCACAGAGGAGCTTTTACAGTGCCCAGAGAGGCCTCCTGCATCTGGATGGGCTGGGAGCTCTTGATTACAAGGCAGGAGATGCCCAAGGAGAGCTCTGCTGCATAAAAGCAGTGCTGAGAGAGAGGAACAGATTTAAGAGGCCCCCAGCAGAGCCAAGCTGCAGGCACCACACACAAACTGAGGCATTCCATCACATTTCTGCAGATCAGGTCAAGCCAGCCAGGGGCTTCTGCAAGGATGGGGAACCTGTCAAGGCTGGATGCTGTGTTGGGATGAAACAGACTGGAGGGCTGCTAGGAAAGCAAGTGAGGTGGGAGGAAATGTGGATGTTGTGTGTGGGGTTGTTTGCTTCCTTTCACAGCTGAAAACACTGAGGAATATGATAgacccagagcacagcccaggaGATGAGCAAGACAATGGAGGGGGCAACTCTCACAGATCTTAATGGATGAGACAGACCAGGAGAGAAGAGCTCATTAGAAAAGGGCATTGCATGGTGAAGAGAGGACAGGATGTAAGCCATGTGAAAGCTGATAAAAGACAGAAATGGAaatcttttcccaaagaaagcaAGGATGGAGTACATTAATGAGTTCTTTAATGGCAAGGCAAGTAAAGGTGAGCAGCAAATGGCTATTGCCAGACAGCTGAGCTGAGTGTAAAAAAACAGATGTTGGAGGGATGTGAGAAGCGATCGAGCTCGTACAGGAACAACAGCACAAGCCTGTGATTAACATTCCCACTGAATTATTGAAAAGGCACACCCACAAACTTGGAGACTTGGCAGGCTCCTCTGTTActctgcagggccagggaggtTGCAGAGGGATGGATACAGGCATGTTCACATCCAATGTGAACCAAAAGAAAGGGCAGCAGAACTAAAGTAAAAACACATCCTGCTTGGCTACTCCCCACGTGATGGAAATCCACATCCCTGGTACTTCTTCTCATCCCTTGCACAGAGGAAACTGAGTCCAGAAAACTGGCTTCACCCTGGATCGGATGGCTTCCCTCCATTAAGATCTGGGTGGCagggggaggaggtgggaaTGAGCAAAACTCTCAAGGCAGCCTTTGTATAATCTCTACCACCcttctggtggtgctggtgaGCTGGCTGAGAGGGGTAAAACAGAAGCTGTGACACAGAAGAGATACGAAAAATTGGAGCCTAAGTAAATTCAGGTGAAGCCAAAGCCACTGCTCCAAGCCAAAGATTTGGGTTGgtttctccagcagcactggccaTGCCCACCGGCACCTTCACCACTGTCAGTgccttgggcactgctggcatCAGGGGTTGGAGgtgaaggaaatgaaatgtGCTATATTCCTCTCTATGGAGAACAATTTAATCTCAGAACATTTACCCAGAAAAACTGACCCAGGGCCCAGGGGGGAAAGCCtctggggaggaaaaaggggagaaaggagctggaggagaggctggggcaccTCTGAAGTCCACACCTGCATGGCCATGACAGTGTTGCAGCCATGCTACAAGACCTGTTCACACATCCTAGGCATTTAAGGTAGGATCAGTGCTTTTGCCAAATAAACTCTTCATCCCCTGAAGTccatcccctcccctctcctctgcaCTGTCCCCGACCTGTGTCCATGTGCATCCACGTGCTCACAGCTCCAGGCTTTGGGGAGGGATGTGACACTGTCCCCAAAGGGCACTGCAGAGGAGAGTGACACGATGTGCAATAAAAAGGAGCTGAAGCCAAGGTGAACAGGTCCCAAAACTCTGCTGCACCCACGCTGGGTGTTGTTGTTGGTTCTCCCCCACACGAGCACTCACAGATGCAAATAAATTCTGACTTGGGCTCCTAaactcctgctctgctggctgcactAAAAATAGCTGAACGCAGTGCGTGCTGGCTTCAATCACCCTCATCGATCCGCGCTCTGGGTCCGGTCCAGCGGTGCCGCAGCGCATCCCTCCGCTGCCTCCCCGGGCCCCTCCTCGCCCTTAGGACTTGTGCCATGAGCCACCTCCAGCACACTGTCCTCCACCCCTGATGACCCCTTCTTCTGCCGAAGAGGTGATTTATTGTTCCACAGCTCACCAGGCAGTCAGGCCAGGGGGGTGTGGTGGCTCCCAATTTCTGCAGAGCCACTTCCAACACCGTGATGAATTTATGGTTcttgggcagcagagctcttGGTTCACTAAGACCCAGCCCTGATTCAGGGAAGGACTGATCTCAAAAATGGGCAGAGGGGAACACTTGGAGGGGAATTGGCTGAGGTTGCTGGGAGTCAGGGAACGTGGCTGGGATGCTGgagcccagggctctgctctgcctctctctctccagcagccctgggcaccacCCAGGTGTTGATGGCTGATCCATAAGCATCaatggggctgggaaaggaATGGCTCCCTGGCAGCCCTAGGAAAGATGCCAGCACCCAGGAAGCACTGCAGGACACTGGTTTGATTTGAGCACAGCCAATGAAATCTGGCTGTTGTCTGGTCAGGGTGGTGCATGGGAGCACCTTCCCTTCATAGGGCCCCTGTGCACCCTCACAGGCCCCTCCCATGGGACCTGCACCTGCTTTCATGGCATGAGTTTGGCTGATCAGGCCTGATTTGAGCCATCAGGAGGCTCACATGCTGGGCAGGGAAGGTGGCAGTCCACACCTCCAATACCCACAAGCTCTGAAGGAGgcagcccccagctcccctcTCAAGTGCTTTGCTGCATCAGGGAGGTGGCTGGGCAGGCACTgcctgccaccactgccaccctgtgctgctccacGTTTCTGTCTGTGAATGTGGCCCTTCCCACATGGCTTGGAACAGATGGATACACCCAATGTGCACACCAGGGCTGGCAGGTGCCCTCAGGAATCCTGGGCTTAAATGGTGCATGTCTATATTAAGGGCTGTTTCTGTCATAATTTgcaggttttaaaataatatccaGGCTCTAGATGTCCGACAGGCTTTGTAACACGTGGCAGGGTCCTTTGCTGACTCTGGGCCAGAGTGAGGATTGAGCCGTGGGTAATGTGGGCTTGGATTTActctccagctggaagctgtccttgctggggtgctgggggagggATCAGAGGAAGGATTTTTACTGCTGCCTTGGTTTTGCCCTTGAAGACAGGTTGTTGAGACAACAGCAGCTTTGTGGACACAGAAAGGGCATCAGCAGAATGCATTTCCACATGGTGCCAGGGCTATGACTGTACTGCAGGGAACTGTGATTCTCTTCCCCTAGCCTCCCCTCCTCTTCACTCCAACATGCCTTTCCTGTGCCCTCTTCTTTCTACTTGGTGGGGAGCCCTCTTCCTTTGGATGAGtttggagcagcaggaacagcctggCTGGACAAGGTATCACTTCTCTTTGCAGAAGCCGCTTGAGAGCTTTGGTGGTCGAACAGGAGACAAAACAAAGAACTAAAACACCCAGCAGGTCACAGGTGATGAAatccacccccccacccccccccaccctctgTCCTCGGAGGAGTCTGTAAAGCAGCTGCCTTAGAGGCATGGAAGATGCTGTGgacagagctctccaggccctgtgcagagccctggagctCATCCATGGAGTGGTGgccctggggacagtgggacctcttccctttccttgtcTGGCTTTTCTCACAGCTCATTTTATGGCATCTGCTGCCAAGGGATGCGAACCATGGCTGCCAGGACTGCACCCTGTTTTGGAGGGAGGTTGGGGGCTGGAAGGTGCTCAGCAACCCAGGAGCCATCTGGAGACCTGTGGTAGCACCACAATGGGGTACTGGGTGATGCCTAAGGGGATAGAGCGGCCTAGCCTTTTTctaattctcctttttttccagttgcGGACAGTTTGCATGTGGGAAGTGTTTAATTTAGAAAGGCCAGCACTTCTGTATCACATTCCTGTGCTGGTCTCTGTTGGTTTATGACCAGTGAAATCCTGGTGTGAAAACAGAATCAGGCTTTGGTTTCATCTGCCCCTGCTGTTTCACACCACTAACAGCTTTGCATTTCGATAGCAGCTTTTATTCTAGGAGCTAAATGGCCTTCACAGACAGCCAATTAATTAATTGAACCTCCCCAGCCAGCCTGTGCCCTCAATGGCACAAGGAAGCATTTgcagaggaggaagcagaggcagaggaaCAAAATGAGTGGCCGCAGCtaaagagctgagctggctgctgcctccACAGCAAGGCTTCACACTGCACTGGCTGGGCCATTGCTCCCAGCTCCGTGGAGATGGTCCTGATGCTATTTCCAAACTGGTGTGGGAATGGTCTCAATGCAGAGATCAGCTGAGGAAGTTCTTTGGGTATCTATCAGTGACTGTCAACACTGGAGCGCCTGAGCCCAAATTAACTCATGAGCTGCTACCCCAGCCTCTTGATAAGGAATCCTGTGAGACCATGAAATAGTGTCAGGAGTCCCCACTACTGTTTCCATCATCCATCCTTGCTGACCAACTCTTACTTCTCCTGGATGGGAccttgagcaacctgatttAGTCCCACCCATGGCTGGGGAGTTGGAAGTGAATGATGATAACATTTTATAATCCTAGatgattttaaggtcccttccaacccaaaccactcctaTGAGGAGGCACTCAGGGTTTGCAAGGAAAGGCTGTTTCAGCTGAAGGGCTTGCTTTGGTCCAGGTGCTAGAGCTGAGATGTGGGGACTAAACAAAAGAGGTTTCTAAAGACGTTTCTAGGGGTGACTAAACGAGAGTTGAGGTGACCCTCAACTTCCCCCTCCAGGTCCTGTTCACTGCCTGGTGAgcaagacacagccctgggaaGTTGCATGCTGTGGAAGGATCTGGGGAACCTGGAAGAGGTGGAGGAATGTGCCTTTGCTCAGGCAGAGTGAATGCATTGCTGGAGAAATTACCTACCTTTTATTATGAAATCCTGCTAATGGTTTGTTGTCTACACAAATAACCACAGGGAATGAACTCGTGCACTTCCCAGCCTGCTCTGTGTCTTcctggctcagctcctttctGAACAAACATAACCTTTTGCAAGAATACCTGTCAAAATCACtttgaaatattgaaataacAGGATGGGATATGGTTTGCTTCTGGGCCCTAGTGCTCATCCATCAGGACTCAGGATGTCCATCCAAAGTGACTTGTGAGCAGGATGCAAGGAAAACTCTGGCAAGCAGCAGTGCCTCACAGGGCTGCATTTGGGGAGTTTAGCATCTCACCTCACTGTGCTGGCTCCCTGCATTCCCACACACTcacctgggagcagggcagctctCACCCTCATGAAGCCCTCACTTTTTGTGGTCATGGGGTGGGTGAGACATAAGGGCTTGTGACTCAGCTGGAGCTGATCAGAACAAAAGAGTGTCTTTTGGCCACCACTGTGGCCTGGGAATGCCTTCATGGCCTCAACACCTTCCTTCTCACCTCATGTGAGTATTTTGGAGAAGGGTCAAAATGCTATGGAGTCTTGGGACAGTGTTGGACAGCAATGCTTGAGGGGCATGTGGCTGCCTGGGTGGATCCATGGACGCAGAGCCATCCCCTTCCCTTCCAGTGCCAAGGGCTGGCCAGAGGCTCCCCAGGGTGTCTCAGTATGGGAAAGCTGTAAATGCTTCAACAGTAACGTCACCCCTCCATTctctccttctctgcagagcagcaagagGCTTTGTGCTCTTAACTCATCACCAGCACCCCACCCTGCAAGGGGGGGGATGATCCATCCCTTGGTGGCTGGTCCCAAGGGGACCAGAGGGCAGAGACCAATCAATACATTTTGATTTGCAGGAGATATCCCATTGCATGGTGGCACCTGCTCAGCCAAGAGCCCTTCACTTCTCATCCCTTTCCCAGTTCCTGGTGGTGATGGTCTCCCACTTGGAATAAGGTAAGGGATTCTGTTTTCCTGGGTACGAGACTTTTTTCTTCAATGTACTTGGAAGTGATGAGAACTGGGACAGAGACAATTGgtggaaaaaatcaaaacaaaacactaagAAATCCAAACACCTCCCCCCTCCAAAAGATATGCCATCAACCAACCAATCAACAAAAAAGTCCTTCAAATAAAACTTCATCTCTTTCTCTAAAATCCAtgattaaaacctggtacaaacTGGtgaatatagatatatatatatatatttttagtagatgtagtattttttttctcctctctctttctcattaTACAGCAAACATTGCAAATATAGAAATTTTCTCTGTACAATTAACGACTTCGGTTTACAATGCAATGTGTGGTAAAACCTCTTAGTGAGTGAAAATGTGAACGGGCCTTCAACCGGGTAAAAGTCTAAACTGGAAGACTCCGTTtgcaaaaacagcccaaaaGATGGAGCTCCTTCTGGtctctttttggtttttgttgctgtttttgtcGCTGTTGATTttggaagggaaagaaggaagaacacAAACTGTTCACAAAGAATCCACAAAATCACGGAATAGGGACTCATGCAATGCAATATTGGAAAACGCCAGACCTCAGCTCTCTGCCCGctctttgattttcattttatattaatttttttctttttttcttatattttttttaaaaaatcaaaatgaaacaaaactttttttttcccactccaCAGtctgtttgctttgcaaagtTTGTGTTCAAATTTGGTGCATGTCTCACCAACGTGAGGACATTTTAATATCTCACCTTATATATTATATAGAATATTTATagatttttcattatttgttctctcttttatttttttattgattctcttttttttttttccatttttattttgtttcaaagacAGTCTGAATAAAAATAGCTGCTGCAGATTTCTTTTGGTCCAGTTAGTGTGTTAAGTCACAAGTTGTGTGAGGACTCAGGACTTTTGCTGGGCAGAGACGCCCTTCCAGTAGTCTAAGATGTCGTGAAGATCCTCATCTTTGGCAAACTGGACCTTTTTGCGTAGGGCATGGCCGGCTGCCATGTACTCCTCCTCATCTTTGTGCCGCTTGCGGTTGAGTTTGAAGCGCTCCCAGATGCTGTGCGATGGTTTGCAGGTGTACTCTGGGCTGGAGGTGTAGCTCAGGTTGTGATATTGAGGCGAGAGCTGGGAGTAGGCCAGGTCTCTGGGGCGAGGGCGGGTCAGAGGCTCCAGGATGGAGGGCTTCCGCCCGCCCATGCTGTCGTGCTGCTCCCCCGGGTGCGAGCTGGGGTACGAGTGCCGGTGTTCGCTGTACTGGCGGATCTTCTCCGCCTCCGCCCGCAGGATGGCCGCGGCCGGCGTCACAGTGAGGATGGTGTCGGTGGTGGGGGATGTCTTCTCAATGTATTTGGCTTCGGATTTGTGGCCCGATCCCTCAGAGCGGTAGGACCTGGGGCTCCGTATGGAGCCACTGGAAGAGGTGCTGGAGCGTTTGGGGGCTGCCTCCATGCTGTGGTGTCGCTGGAGGGGGTGGTTGTAGCTTTCCTTGTAGACGGGGGAAAGGAACCCGTGCTTGCTGGGGATCTGCTCTGATAAGAGCACCAGCTGAGGCTCCACCGTGGAGACTGCCCCCGACTTCACCCCTTGGAAGGAGGTGGACTCGGATTTCAAGGCATCGATGCAGTTGTTGATGATCTGGTTCACCTTGTCCACCTCCTTGGCAATGGTGGAGATCTCGGCCACAGAGCCCTGGGTGTCTGGCGGCAGGGACAGCTCACAGTCTCTCCTCTCAGGCTGCTCACCAGTCCTCACCTCCATGTAGTTGCCCTTGGTGGCCTTGGGGGTCTCGCTGCTCTCAATCAGCTTGTACTGCTCGACCTCGCCAGCAGAAGGCAGGTAGGGGATGCGGGTCACTGTCTCCCCACCCAGTATCTgtccctgggacagctgggtGATGCTGGTGGTCTCCATTTCTGGCCCGTACTTCAGCTCGATGATGGTCTTCTTCATGCTGCCGGCAGCCTTTTTGTGCTTCTCCTCCTGCTGGCGCCTCTTCCGGAGGCAGTAATACACCACGCCCAAGACAATCACCATCCCAAAGAGACAGCCCAGGATTGTCATGATATAGTGGGTGGCAGTGGAAGGGGTGGGCACCGGCTCCTTGCGGTTGGGTCTGGTGGGGGTGATGGTGACACAGGTGTGGTTGTACTTGGAGTACTGGTGAACAGAGACCACACAGTAGGTGTAATCTCTCTGTGCTACTAAGTTGCTCACGGTGAtgttctcctccttcttcctgaGCTTGGTGATCATGGAGGAGAAGCCATTTTCAAACTGGGAGAGGATGTACATCTTGCTGAAGGGGTAGGGGATCTGCACGGTGAGAACGGCCGAGTTGTGGTTGAGGTGCTTCACCTGGATGTTGGGGCGCACCTCCGTCTCACCGATGGGCGTGAACAGGGAGAACTGTGGTGTTGTGCCATCACCAGAGGAGCACTCCTCCTCGGAGCAGGGGCTTTCGGAGGGCACCGTGGTCACCTGGTACCTGGGAGGGATAAAACGAGGGATCACAGTGTAGGAGCCACCAGTGCAAAGGGAAGAGAGCATGCTCAGAGCATTGCGGTAGCCAGTTCGGCCCTGGCCTAACAAGTAGTAGCCCATGTAGTCGGGCGGGGAGTCGCACTGCATCCGGTCATAGGTGCGTGTCATGTTGGTGAAAGCCTCCAGCCATTGCAGGAAGCCGAGGAGCTCGCAGGAGCAGTAGAAGGGGTTACTGTAGAGTTCACAGACAGAGAGCTTGTTTAGGCCCCGAAAAGTGTTGCTGTCCAGTCTCTGAATCCTGTTCATGGACAGGTCAATGTTCACTATGTTGGGGCACTCCCAGAAGGCATTGGGGGTGACAGTCTCAATGAGGTTGGCCTGGAGATAGAGGTACTCCAGCTTCCCCAGGCCCCGGAGGATGCCCTCGGTGAGGTTCCTCAGTCGGTTGTaacccagctgcagcacctgaaGGTTGAACTGTCCTGAAAAGGCACCGTCCTCGATGTAGGAGATCTCGTTCTTCGTCAGGTTGAGGTATGTCAGGTTGCCGAAGCGGCTGAGCGAGGCGTACTGCACGCTCTTGATCTTGTTGTCGTTCAGCCGCAAGTCTACGATGGTGCTGTTGATCTGCTGGGGGATGGACTCGTAGGGGGGCTGGTTTTGGCTGCAGATGGCCAACCAGACGAAGCCCTTGTCCCCCTCGATGAGCCAGCAGTCTGCCTGCGCCCCGCCGGCGTGCAGGAGAGACACAGCCGCCACGCACATGCAGAGGGCTGACGTCGCGGCCCACCGGCGACCTGCCATCTGGAAGGGCAGCACGGAGAAGGGGTTCCTGGTCTGCTGGAAGAGGGGAACAGGACAGGGGCCGGGAAGGTGTGGGCTAGTGCTCCTTCGGCAG
The Cinclus cinclus chromosome 16, bCinCin1.1, whole genome shotgun sequence DNA segment above includes these coding regions:
- the ELFN1 gene encoding protein ELFN1; the encoded protein is MAGRRWAATSALCMCVAAVSLLHAGGAQADCWLIEGDKGFVWLAICSQNQPPYESIPQQINSTIVDLRLNDNKIKSVQYASLSRFGNLTYLNLTKNEISYIEDGAFSGQFNLQVLQLGYNRLRNLTEGILRGLGKLEYLYLQANLIETVTPNAFWECPNIVNIDLSMNRIQRLDSNTFRGLNKLSVCELYSNPFYCSCELLGFLQWLEAFTNMTRTYDRMQCDSPPDYMGYYLLGQGRTGYRNALSMLSSLCTGGSYTVIPRFIPPRYQVTTVPSESPCSEEECSSGDGTTPQFSLFTPIGETEVRPNIQVKHLNHNSAVLTVQIPYPFSKMYILSQFENGFSSMITKLRKKEENITVSNLVAQRDYTYCVVSVHQYSKYNHTCVTITPTRPNRKEPVPTPSTATHYIMTILGCLFGMVIVLGVVYYCLRKRRQQEEKHKKAAGSMKKTIIELKYGPEMETTSITQLSQGQILGGETVTRIPYLPSAGEVEQYKLIESSETPKATKGNYMEVRTGEQPERRDCELSLPPDTQGSVAEISTIAKEVDKVNQIINNCIDALKSESTSFQGVKSGAVSTVEPQLVLLSEQIPSKHGFLSPVYKESYNHPLQRHHSMEAAPKRSSTSSSGSIRSPRSYRSEGSGHKSEAKYIEKTSPTTDTILTVTPAAAILRAEAEKIRQYSEHRHSYPSSHPGEQHDSMGGRKPSILEPLTRPRPRDLAYSQLSPQYHNLSYTSSPEYTCKPSHSIWERFKLNRKRHKDEEEYMAAGHALRKKVQFAKDEDLHDILDYWKGVSAQQKS